One segment of Coffea arabica cultivar ET-39 chromosome 7c, Coffea Arabica ET-39 HiFi, whole genome shotgun sequence DNA contains the following:
- the LOC140010498 gene encoding alcohol dehydrogenase 9-like isoform X2 gives MARKSPEEEHPVKAYGWAARDSSGVLSPFKFSRRATLEDDVRFKVLYCGICHTDLHFIKNDWGISTYPFVPGHEIVGEVTEVGSKVTKVKVGDKVGVGYFLESCRSCENCSEGLENYCPKVVLTSGAPYHDGTKTYGGYSNEMVCNEHFIIRFPENLPLDGGAPLLCAGASVYSPMKYYGIAKPGSHIGINGLGGLGHVAVKFAKALGAKVTVISTSDRKKDEALNHLGADAFLISRNVEDMKAAAGTMDGILDCVSAKHPLVPLLGLLKSHGKLVTVGVPAQPLELPIAPLVVGRKLVGGSNVAGIAETQEMIDVAGKHNITADIELVSMEDLNTAMERLAKGDVRYRFVIDVANTLKAP, from the exons ATGGCTAGAAAATCCCCAGAAGAGGAGCATCCAGTGAAGGCATATGGATGGGCTGCAAGAGACTCATCTGGGGTCCTTTCCCCCTTCAAATTCTCCAGAAG ggcAACACTGGAGGATGATGTCAGATTCAAGGTGCTATATTGCGGGATCTGTCATACCGACCTTCACTTCATTAAGAATGATTGGGGAATTTCTACCTACCCTTTTGTACCAGG GCACGAGATTGTGGGTGAAGTTACAGAGGTTGGCAGCAAGGTGACAAAAGTCAAAGTGGGAGACAAAGTGGGCGTTGGGTACTTCCTTGAGTCATGCCGCTCTTGTGAGAATTGTTCTGAAGGCCTGGAAAACTATTGTCCGAAAGTGGTGTTGACCTCTGGTGCTCCTTACCATGATGGAACCAAAACGTATGGTGGCTATTCGAATGAGATGGTCTGCAATGAGCACTTTATCATTCGCTTCCCAGAGAACTTGCCACTTGATGGGGGTGCACCATTACTTTGTGCAGGAGCTAGTGTGTACAGTCCAATGAAATACTATGGCATCGCCAAACCAGGGAGCCACATTGGAATCAATGGCCTTGGTGGGCTTGGTCATGTGGCTGTTAAGTTTGCGAAGGCCTTGGGGGCCAAAGTGACAGTTATCAGTACGTCTGATCGCAAGAAGGACGAAGCTCTAAACCATCTTGGAGCAGACGCATTTTTGATTAGCCGAAATGTTGAAGATATGAAG GCTGCTGCTGGCACAATGGATGGTATACTTGACTGTGTCTCAGCTAAGCATCCCTTAGTACCCTTGCTTGGTCTTCTCAAGTCTCATGGAAAGCTTGTCACTGTGGGGGTACCAGCACAGCCACTTGAGCTTCCTATCGCCCCTCTAGTTGTAG GAAGGAAGTTGGTTGGTGGAAGTAATGTTGCAGGAATAGCAGAGACACAAGAGATGATTGATGTGGCTGGAAAGCACAACATCACCGCAGATATCGAACTTGTTTCCATGGAAGATTTGAACACAGCTATGGAACGTCTTGCAAAAGGTGATGTGAGATATCGCTTTGTCATTGATGTTGCCAACACCTTGAAAGCTCCTTGA
- the LOC140010498 gene encoding alcohol dehydrogenase 9-like isoform X1, which produces MSKVFFCYSWATLEDDVRFKVLYCGICHTDLHFIKNDWGISTYPFVPGHEIVGEVTEVGSKVTKVKVGDKVGVGYFLESCRSCENCSEGLENYCPKVVLTSGAPYHDGTKTYGGYSNEMVCNEHFIIRFPENLPLDGGAPLLCAGASVYSPMKYYGIAKPGSHIGINGLGGLGHVAVKFAKALGAKVTVISTSDRKKDEALNHLGADAFLISRNVEDMKAAAGTMDGILDCVSAKHPLVPLLGLLKSHGKLVTVGVPAQPLELPIAPLVVGRKLVGGSNVAGIAETQEMIDVAGKHNITADIELVSMEDLNTAMERLAKGDVRYRFVIDVANTLKAP; this is translated from the exons ATGTCTAAAGTCTTTTTCTGCTATAGTTG ggcAACACTGGAGGATGATGTCAGATTCAAGGTGCTATATTGCGGGATCTGTCATACCGACCTTCACTTCATTAAGAATGATTGGGGAATTTCTACCTACCCTTTTGTACCAGG GCACGAGATTGTGGGTGAAGTTACAGAGGTTGGCAGCAAGGTGACAAAAGTCAAAGTGGGAGACAAAGTGGGCGTTGGGTACTTCCTTGAGTCATGCCGCTCTTGTGAGAATTGTTCTGAAGGCCTGGAAAACTATTGTCCGAAAGTGGTGTTGACCTCTGGTGCTCCTTACCATGATGGAACCAAAACGTATGGTGGCTATTCGAATGAGATGGTCTGCAATGAGCACTTTATCATTCGCTTCCCAGAGAACTTGCCACTTGATGGGGGTGCACCATTACTTTGTGCAGGAGCTAGTGTGTACAGTCCAATGAAATACTATGGCATCGCCAAACCAGGGAGCCACATTGGAATCAATGGCCTTGGTGGGCTTGGTCATGTGGCTGTTAAGTTTGCGAAGGCCTTGGGGGCCAAAGTGACAGTTATCAGTACGTCTGATCGCAAGAAGGACGAAGCTCTAAACCATCTTGGAGCAGACGCATTTTTGATTAGCCGAAATGTTGAAGATATGAAG GCTGCTGCTGGCACAATGGATGGTATACTTGACTGTGTCTCAGCTAAGCATCCCTTAGTACCCTTGCTTGGTCTTCTCAAGTCTCATGGAAAGCTTGTCACTGTGGGGGTACCAGCACAGCCACTTGAGCTTCCTATCGCCCCTCTAGTTGTAG GAAGGAAGTTGGTTGGTGGAAGTAATGTTGCAGGAATAGCAGAGACACAAGAGATGATTGATGTGGCTGGAAAGCACAACATCACCGCAGATATCGAACTTGTTTCCATGGAAGATTTGAACACAGCTATGGAACGTCTTGCAAAAGGTGATGTGAGATATCGCTTTGTCATTGATGTTGCCAACACCTTGAAAGCTCCTTGA